From a single Sorghum bicolor cultivar BTx623 chromosome 5, Sorghum_bicolor_NCBIv3, whole genome shotgun sequence genomic region:
- the LOC8056982 gene encoding uncharacterized protein LOC8056982, with translation MRQWKSLVPAALHLHGSAASCFPHPPSSPRAAAEETTTDDLQLPSLGAAAAKGTAVRLVGCDGRVRAYAPPVTARELMQEHPRHLVSRADALLIGEKIPAVAPGEELQPGEAYFLLPAHLFRSVLSFVSLASSLLLLLSSSSSSTTTAAGAGAGAGAGKKAGAGRPFELHRTASGTLQIKFSDDFLLADNGNGEDEEEEDEAPAQKEQQQRAVLLRGDDRLAKDYEELVGYSKSRRWAPKLETIEEAVPPAAAAAPESAGAASPKAQRGGRKSRALPFLGRLGSRRRSRDRDACSAVVACSG, from the coding sequence ATGAGGCAGTGGAAGTCCCTGGTCCCGGCCGCGCTGCACCTGCACGGCTCGGCCGCGTCCTGCTTCCCGCACCCGCCGTCGTCGCCCAGGGCCGCCGCGGAGGAGACGACGACGGACGACCTGCAGCTACCGTCTCTAGGCGCTGCGGCGGCGAAAGGCACGGCGGTGCGGCTGGTGGGGTGCGACGGCCGGGTGCGCGCGTACGCGCCGCCCGTGACGGCGCGGGAGCTGATGCAGGAGCACCCGCGGCACCTGGTGTCCCGCGCCGACGCGCTGCTGATCGGGGAGAAGATCCCCGCCGTGGCGCCCGGCGAGGAGCTGCAGCCCGGGGAGGCCTACTTCCTGCTGCCCGCGCACCTGTTCCGCTCCGTCCTCTCCTTCGTCTCCCTCGCCTCctcgctgctgctcctgctgtcgtcgtcgtcgtcgtccaccaccaccgccgccggcgcgggtgccggtgccggtgccgggaAGAAGGCCGGCGCCGGCAGGCCGTTCGAGCTCCACCGCACGGCGTCCGGCACGCTGCAGATCAAGTTCTCCGACGACTTCCTCCTCGCGGACAACGGCAATggggaggacgaggaggaggaggacgaggcgccCGCGCagaaggagcagcagcagcgcgcCGTGCTGCTGCGCGGCGACGACCGCCTCGCCAAGGACTACGAGGAGCTGGTCGGGTACAGCAAGTCCCGCCGCTGGGCGCCCAAGCTGGAGACGATCGAGGAGGCGgttccgcccgccgccgccgcggcccccgAGTCCGCCGGCGCCGCGTCACCGAAGGCCCAGCGCGGCGGCAGGAAGAGCCGCGCGCTTCCGTTCCTCGGCCGCCtgggcagccgccgccgcagccgcgacCGCGACGCCTGCAGCGCCGTCGTGGCCTGCTCCGGCTAG
- the LOC8064825 gene encoding basic proline-rich protein produces MSSGSGAGTGGRRITIRSISCRGVRAFVPFQKPPLYAAVSLGGRREKTQPDADGGESPDWDDAVFAFDLDGDAGAQAQQQLLVEFEVKAQVPILGNKLVGTASVPVADLAAAGDNAGLRHVSYQVSAPDGKPNGTLSFAYAITGGTGPGNGVRPQPQLYPAPGGARPDQNPSFCCAPPPSAAYPPPASAANFPPQSAGYPPPPQPSSPPASASLYPSLQGLLSPRSYPPPPPPYSQFPAPSNSSYPPPAAAATAYPPSCAACPAELTMYPPPLTAAGTAYPPPPPATPAAQYSSYPPPPAPPSGYPPPPASNLVPPTGTYPPPPESGSAYPVYPRSAPSPPPGTVDRALPYYPAPPAPGGSYYPPPGTRHPEIDGAGRNPYYPPPGSRYP; encoded by the coding sequence atgtcGTCGGGCTCCGGCGCCGGCACCGGCGGCCGGCGCATCACCATCAGGTCCATCTCCTGCCGCGGCGTGAGGGCCTTCGTCCCGTTCCAGAAGCCACCGCTCTATGCCGCGGTGTCCCTCGGCGGCCGCCGGGAGAAGACGCAGCCGGACGCCGACGGCGGCGAGAGCCCGGACTGGGACGACGCGGTGTTCGCGTTCGACCTCGACGGGGATGCTGGTGCGCAGGCACAGCAGCAGCTGCTGGTGGAGTTCGAGGTCAAGGCGCAGGTGCCGATCCTCGGCAACAAGCTCGTCGGCACGGCTAGCGTGCCCGTAGCCGACCTGGCGGCGGCCGGAGACAACGCCGGGCTGCGCCACGTCAGCTACCAGGTGAGCGCCCCCGACGGCAAGCCGAATGGCACGCTCAGCTTCGCATACGCCATCACCGGCGGCACCGGCCCCGGCAACGGCGTGCGCCCGCAGCCGCAGCTCTACCCGGCGCCGGGGGGTGCGCGGCCGGATCAAAATCCGAGCTTTTGCTGCGCGCCTCCGCCGAGCGCAGCGTATCCGCCACCCGCGTCGGCTGCAAACTTCCCGCCACAGAGCGCCGGTTACCCGCCGCCACCACagccgtcgtcgccgccggctTCCGCTTCTCTCTATCCGTCACTGCAAGGGTTGTTGTCCCCACGCAGCtacccgcctccgccgccgccttaTTCACAATTTCCAGCGCCAAGCAACAGCAGCTACCCGccgccggctgctgctgctacagCATATCCGCCGTCATGCGCAGCCTGTCCGGCAGAGCTCACCATGTACCCGCCACCGCTGACGGCGGCTGGTACGGCATACCCGCCACCACCGCCGGCGACTCCGGCGGCACAGTACAGCAGCTACCCGCCGCCACCGGCGCCGCCGAGCGGGTACCCACCACCACCGGCGTCCAATTTGGTTCCTCCGACAGGCACctacccgccgccgccggagtcaGGCTCGGCCTACCCAGTTTATCCAAGATCGGCGCCTTCGCCGCCGCCAGGGACAGTGGACCGTGCACTACCGTACTACCCGGCGCCTCCCGCTCCCGGCGGCTCGTACTACCCTCCTCCGGGGACACGGCACCCTGAGATCGACGGCGCGGGAAGGAACCCTTACTACCCACCGCCGGGGAGTCGATACCCGTAG